A window of the Thermogemmatispora onikobensis genome harbors these coding sequences:
- a CDS encoding eCIS core domain-containing protein, translated as MMTVNRERKRQALPTNAALEGEISRLAPMPEHLTATTNPTAGPVAGEPLPEEVRAFMEPRFGHDFGQVRIHTDAEAAQTAQALNARAYTVGQEIFFGPGAYAPQTDAGRRLLAHELSHVVQQPGEIAPGTPLVVGPVDDHYEREAEQVAAQVTAAPFTEPVAARLSTAAPAQVIRRSWLGSVLGGIGGAVLGAVGGFFIGGPAGAVIGGVAGLLGGAAAGDRLSQQRRSLTPDEIAYAREIYADSLDYSAITITKHSILSSGASRTVGNTINLEDAYYDGDTLNLTPEGKLILIHEMGHVWQYQHGGLAYIPESLVAQIRASIGGGSRGGAYDWRAAIQAGTPWEEWNPEQQAEAIEDYNRALRRTRDGTATLQDYKDLSTLQPYIDKVRRGEGAPHGMLGAWLGGIGGAVGGFLAGGPVGAFFGGLGGLVGGSLLGAALK; from the coding sequence ATGATGACTGTGAACAGAGAGCGAAAGCGGCAGGCTCTGCCGACGAACGCCGCACTGGAGGGCGAGATCAGTCGCCTGGCACCTATGCCGGAGCACCTCACCGCTACGACGAACCCGACGGCAGGTCCTGTGGCAGGGGAGCCGCTGCCGGAGGAGGTGCGGGCCTTCATGGAGCCGCGTTTTGGGCACGACTTCGGGCAGGTGCGCATCCATACCGACGCTGAGGCTGCCCAGACGGCGCAGGCTCTGAATGCGCGGGCCTACACCGTTGGCCAGGAGATCTTTTTCGGCCCGGGGGCCTACGCACCGCAGACGGACGCAGGGCGGCGCTTGCTGGCACACGAATTGAGCCACGTTGTACAGCAGCCGGGCGAGATCGCGCCTGGAACTCCCCTGGTTGTCGGACCCGTTGACGATCACTATGAGCGCGAGGCTGAGCAGGTGGCGGCCCAGGTCACGGCGGCCCCCTTCACAGAGCCTGTTGCGGCCCGCCTCTCGACGGCAGCCCCAGCGCAGGTCATTCGGCGCTCCTGGCTGGGGAGTGTGCTCGGCGGAATTGGGGGGGCTGTCCTGGGGGCGGTCGGCGGCTTCTTCATCGGCGGCCCGGCGGGGGCAGTGATCGGCGGCGTGGCCGGCCTGCTAGGAGGGGCTGCCGCAGGTGACCGGCTCTCGCAGCAGCGTCGCTCGCTCACGCCCGATGAGATCGCCTATGCCCGCGAAATCTATGCCGATAGCCTCGATTACTCGGCAATCACAATTACGAAGCATAGCATTCTCTCCTCGGGCGCCTCTCGCACGGTCGGCAACACCATCAATCTTGAGGACGCCTACTACGACGGCGATACGCTCAATTTGACTCCGGAAGGCAAACTGATCCTCATCCATGAGATGGGGCATGTCTGGCAATACCAGCACGGTGGCCTGGCCTACATCCCGGAGAGCCTGGTCGCCCAGATCCGGGCCTCCATAGGAGGCGGGAGCCGCGGCGGTGCCTATGACTGGCGGGCGGCGATTCAGGCCGGGACGCCCTGGGAGGAGTGGAATCCTGAGCAGCAGGCCGAGGCGATCGAGGACTATAACCGGGCCTTGCGGCGCACCCGGGACGGCACGGCCACCCTCCAGGATTACAAGGACCTCTCCACGCTGCAGCCCTATATTGACAAGGTGCGCCGCGGTGAGGGCGCACCACACGGAATGCTCGGGGCCTGGCTGGGAGGAATCGGGGGCGCAGTCGGTGGCTTTCTGGCCGGCGGCCCAGTGGGTGCCTTCTTTGGAGGACTTGGAGGCCTCGTCGGCGGCTCCCTCCTGGGCGCAGCCTTGAAGTGA
- a CDS encoding Pvc16 family protein translates to MLLTMQTILRRLLYERGQINEQEVAIIFEAPTPERIERLWQPTISLFLYAIQENVELRQSSYQTVATNGRAERRPLPRRFDLRYMVSAISSEIEDEQQLLWRVLTTLVRYPQIPEELLPEELRAGAVPLVTRLAQEDDAGPLIALWNGLGSPPRPALAYTVTVPVELAAVGEAPLVLQRTARYRRLSPGEGQALESAIQLGGLVRNQQGEALAGVRVALEGRVQESITDESGRFILSQLPPRRAVLRLTPPEGPARRLTIDYGSNDVAPAADQPGAPGVLSYEIVLEALPVLET, encoded by the coding sequence ATGTTGCTCACCATGCAGACCATCCTGCGACGCCTGCTCTACGAGCGTGGCCAGATCAACGAGCAAGAGGTGGCGATCATCTTCGAGGCCCCAACCCCAGAGCGCATCGAGCGCCTCTGGCAGCCGACGATCAGCCTCTTCCTCTACGCCATTCAGGAAAACGTCGAGCTCCGCCAGAGCAGCTATCAGACCGTCGCCACCAACGGGCGCGCCGAGCGCCGACCCCTGCCGCGGCGCTTCGACCTGCGCTACATGGTCAGTGCCATCAGCAGCGAGATCGAAGACGAGCAGCAACTGCTCTGGCGCGTACTCACCACGCTCGTGCGCTACCCGCAGATCCCCGAGGAACTGCTGCCCGAGGAACTGCGGGCTGGGGCTGTGCCGCTGGTCACCAGGCTGGCCCAGGAAGACGATGCCGGACCACTCATTGCTCTCTGGAATGGCCTGGGCAGTCCCCCGCGGCCAGCCCTGGCCTATACCGTCACCGTGCCCGTGGAGTTGGCAGCCGTCGGAGAGGCCCCGCTCGTTCTGCAGCGCACTGCCCGCTATCGTCGCCTCTCGCCGGGAGAGGGGCAGGCCCTTGAGAGCGCCATCCAGCTCGGCGGCCTGGTACGCAACCAGCAGGGCGAAGCTCTGGCTGGCGTGCGCGTCGCTCTGGAAGGGCGGGTCCAAGAGAGCATCACTGACGAAAGCGGGCGCTTCATCCTGAGCCAGCTGCCGCCGCGACGAGCCGTTCTACGCCTCACGCCGCCAGAAGGGCCGGCCCGGCGCCTGACCATCGACTACGGAAGCAACGACGTGGCTCCCGCTGCCGACCAGCCGGGCGCGCCCGGTGTGCTCTCCTACGAGATCGTCCTGGAGGCCCTGCCTGTGCTAGAAACCTGA
- a CDS encoding phage tail sheath family protein, producing MPEYLSPGVYIQEVDSGPRPIEGVGTATAAFVGFAPAGPANRPVLITNWSQYVATFGSLEEGGVRNPHLPGSYLSHAVYGYFLNGGGRCYVTRLVNNSTKTDKPAPVLLPSRASKAVPSLIVHPKNVPQQDIQIEVLPPTKTLPPPPAPASAEGEQQKEGEAASPATSAVPGNRGLFTLKVRMGEEEEIYENLSVGSGGGAGSKTAVETVNQLSQLIRLVEPKTSGSAIERAPEPGTYVLRAPAQLALPQVQPDHFAGSAAERSGFEGLEVAEDVTMVCCPDLMAAYQAGLITREGVKAVQLAMIAHCERMGDRIAVLDPLPDLTPQQVKVWREAEAAYDSKFAALYYPWIKISGPDGRPLAVPPSGHIAGIYARSDNERGVHKAPANEVVRGALEGVIQVTKGEQDTLNPSGVNCIRSFTGRGLRVWGARTLSSDPAWRYINVRRLFNYIEKSIERGTQWVVFEPNDVDLWARVKRDITAFLTGVWRDGMLFGRSPEEAFFVKCDEELNPPDVRDRGMLFIDIGLAPVKPAEFVVFRLRQWAGGGA from the coding sequence ATGCCCGAATATCTCTCACCCGGCGTCTACATTCAGGAAGTCGACAGCGGGCCACGGCCCATCGAAGGCGTTGGGACCGCCACAGCGGCCTTTGTCGGCTTTGCCCCTGCCGGGCCGGCTAACCGACCGGTGCTCATCACCAACTGGTCGCAGTATGTCGCCACCTTCGGCAGCCTCGAAGAGGGAGGCGTACGCAACCCCCACCTGCCCGGCTCCTACCTCTCGCACGCCGTCTACGGCTACTTCCTCAATGGCGGCGGGCGCTGCTACGTCACGCGCCTGGTCAACAACAGCACCAAGACGGATAAGCCCGCGCCAGTGCTGCTGCCCAGTCGCGCCTCCAAAGCCGTGCCCTCGCTGATCGTCCATCCCAAAAACGTGCCGCAGCAGGACATCCAGATCGAAGTGCTGCCGCCCACCAAAACCCTGCCGCCCCCGCCGGCTCCCGCCTCAGCTGAAGGCGAGCAGCAGAAAGAGGGAGAAGCCGCGTCCCCCGCAACTTCTGCGGTGCCGGGCAATCGCGGCCTCTTCACCCTCAAAGTGCGGATGGGCGAAGAAGAAGAGATCTACGAGAACCTGAGCGTTGGCAGCGGGGGAGGAGCCGGGAGCAAGACCGCCGTTGAGACGGTCAATCAGCTCAGTCAGCTCATCCGTCTGGTCGAACCGAAGACCAGCGGCAGCGCCATAGAGCGGGCCCCCGAGCCAGGCACCTACGTCCTGCGGGCGCCGGCCCAGCTCGCCCTGCCCCAGGTCCAGCCCGACCACTTCGCCGGCAGCGCCGCCGAGCGCAGCGGCTTCGAAGGGCTGGAAGTCGCCGAAGACGTCACGATGGTCTGCTGCCCCGACCTGATGGCCGCCTACCAGGCCGGCCTGATCACTCGTGAGGGCGTCAAAGCCGTGCAACTGGCCATGATTGCCCACTGCGAGCGCATGGGCGACCGCATCGCTGTGCTGGACCCCCTGCCGGACCTCACACCGCAGCAGGTCAAGGTCTGGCGTGAGGCTGAGGCCGCCTACGATTCCAAATTCGCCGCCCTCTACTATCCCTGGATCAAGATCTCTGGCCCCGATGGCCGCCCCCTGGCCGTGCCGCCCTCCGGCCACATCGCCGGCATCTACGCCCGCAGCGACAACGAGCGCGGCGTCCACAAAGCCCCCGCCAATGAGGTCGTCCGCGGCGCCCTGGAGGGCGTTATCCAGGTGACCAAAGGCGAGCAAGATACCCTCAATCCCAGCGGCGTCAACTGTATCCGCTCCTTTACCGGGCGTGGCCTGCGCGTCTGGGGCGCGCGCACCCTCAGCAGTGACCCCGCCTGGCGCTACATCAACGTGCGGCGCCTCTTCAACTATATCGAAAAGTCGATCGAGCGCGGCACCCAATGGGTGGTCTTCGAACCCAACGATGTCGACCTCTGGGCGCGCGTCAAACGCGACATCACGGCCTTCCTCACAGGCGTCTGGCGCGATGGCATGCTCTTTGGCCGTTCGCCCGAAGAAGCCTTCTTTGTCAAGTGTGACGAAGAGCTGAATCCACCCGATGTGCGCGACCGCGGCATGCTCTTCATCGATATCGGCCTGGCCCCCGTCAAACCCGCCGAATTCGTGGTCTTCCGTCTGCGCCAGTGGGCGGGTGGCGGCGCCTGA
- a CDS encoding phage tail protein — MAEKDPLVSSWFGVEFQGQIVGAFRECTGLGSENEVVEYKASGPRGEFVIKKVPGRLKWNNITLKRGITDSMDMWQWRKLVEQGKIEEARKNGTITMYNQQGEPVARWNFVNAWPSKLTGPSANASNNEVAIEELEITHEGYERVS, encoded by the coding sequence ATGGCAGAGAAAGATCCGCTAGTCTCATCATGGTTTGGCGTCGAATTTCAAGGTCAGATCGTCGGCGCCTTCCGCGAGTGCACCGGCCTGGGCAGCGAGAACGAGGTTGTCGAATACAAAGCCAGCGGGCCACGCGGCGAGTTCGTCATCAAGAAGGTGCCGGGCCGCCTCAAATGGAACAACATCACCCTTAAGCGCGGCATTACCGACTCGATGGACATGTGGCAGTGGCGCAAGCTCGTCGAGCAGGGCAAGATCGAGGAGGCGCGCAAGAACGGGACCATCACCATGTACAATCAGCAGGGCGAGCCAGTGGCGCGCTGGAACTTCGTCAACGCCTGGCCAAGCAAATTGACCGGCCCCAGTGCCAACGCCAGCAACAACGAGGTGGCCATCGAAGAACTGGAGATCACCCACGAGGGCTACGAGCGCGTGAGCTAA
- a CDS encoding phage tail protein: MATEAYPGCRFYVLFEGQAQGVFTEVSGLQVEMDIMEYQEGGNNGFVYRLPGFTKVSNLTLKRGLTTSNEFYRWLADVASGRLKRRHISVVMYDVAGNELMRWNFLNAYPVKWVGPQLRAPDNTAAIETLELAHEGVTLG; the protein is encoded by the coding sequence ATGGCCACCGAAGCCTATCCGGGTTGCCGCTTCTATGTCCTCTTCGAGGGCCAGGCCCAGGGCGTCTTTACCGAGGTCAGCGGCCTGCAGGTCGAGATGGACATCATGGAGTACCAGGAGGGCGGCAATAACGGCTTTGTCTATCGCCTGCCTGGCTTTACCAAAGTGAGCAATCTGACGCTCAAGCGCGGCCTGACCACTTCCAACGAGTTCTATCGCTGGCTGGCCGATGTGGCCAGCGGGCGTCTCAAGCGTCGCCATATCTCGGTTGTTATGTATGACGTGGCGGGCAACGAACTGATGCGCTGGAATTTTCTGAACGCCTACCCGGTGAAGTGGGTCGGCCCCCAGTTGCGCGCGCCGGACAATACAGCGGCTATCGAGACCCTGGAGCTGGCCCATGAGGGCGTGACCCTCGGCTGA
- a CDS encoding eCIS core domain-containing protein, which produces MRRHLLLTALRRRQRLLALRPASPLRRSLERHRALAAALGLTALAADDRPQQPLATGQPLWSPRLLAARQPIGEAPPLASPLPEEGEQASVAPWPWPPEQLNPTETIPAPAAGENQPRAAATTDEEELAAPPRPDENQRQEAGPLTSPPLPATPPVGHARVIELGAASTPYDTIALDAPESDLARISQSLPASPGSTSDSEVAAAPELPNEAAQLFRPRLDEAERSPQSWLRRLVEQAQREQRQPAQRQPAKGAEPDQEPDRMTGPARPAGAASAFQANTQAPAQPSLLPLTAGLQRERPAAAAATQRSSSSPAGGPRNAEPPALIARRFLKPLVGIDLAEVALYRDARAARATAAHAAEALSDADTIELAPQEEQTTPEGLGLLAHELTHIMRRRRPRFLPPVIRPAPMSEAGEPAEPAPAIPLADEEQVALAVERRVRQQARTAFAVTASPVPPAPMTATEPSTLNAGRTPEGEDANQGERGIWGNLPAPWEPLPAWLTAPASSGSPPASETTSGASLSSAPLAPPPPAFTPNQPLPVSANGSALPEEQSGSSRAGVERSLATPVGDQGEGQSAMPAARPPEPDLDALARQVYTLLKRRLSAEQRRLLS; this is translated from the coding sequence GTGCGTCGACACCTGCTGCTGACCGCTCTGCGCCGCCGCCAGCGGCTGCTCGCTCTCAGGCCGGCCTCGCCGCTGCGGCGCTCTCTGGAGCGGCACCGCGCTCTGGCTGCCGCCCTCGGCCTGACAGCCCTGGCCGCTGATGACCGACCTCAGCAGCCTCTGGCAACAGGGCAGCCGCTCTGGTCTCCACGCCTGCTGGCCGCCCGGCAACCCATCGGCGAGGCGCCACCGCTAGCGTCCCCCCTGCCAGAGGAAGGGGAGCAAGCGTCTGTCGCTCCCTGGCCTTGGCCTCCAGAGCAGCTGAATCCGACAGAGACAATACCGGCGCCGGCTGCGGGGGAGAACCAGCCCCGAGCGGCTGCCACTACCGACGAGGAGGAGCTGGCAGCCCCGCCCAGGCCAGACGAGAATCAGCGACAGGAGGCCGGGCCTCTGACCTCGCCGCCGCTGCCGGCGACGCCTCCGGTAGGCCACGCGCGGGTGATCGAGCTGGGTGCAGCCAGTACACCCTATGATACTATTGCCCTGGATGCACCCGAAAGTGACCTCGCCAGGATCAGCCAGAGTCTGCCAGCCTCCCCTGGTTCAACCTCTGACTCTGAGGTGGCGGCAGCGCCGGAACTGCCCAATGAGGCGGCTCAGCTCTTCCGGCCCCGTCTGGACGAGGCTGAACGCTCGCCACAGAGCTGGCTCAGGCGCCTGGTGGAACAGGCCCAACGCGAACAGAGGCAACCAGCACAGAGGCAACCAGCTAAGGGCGCGGAGCCGGACCAGGAACCTGATCGCATGACAGGACCGGCCCGGCCAGCGGGCGCTGCCAGCGCCTTCCAGGCAAACACCCAGGCTCCCGCTCAGCCATCGCTCCTTCCGCTCACTGCCGGTCTCCAGAGGGAGCGGCCTGCAGCAGCTGCTGCGACACAACGCTCCTCGTCGAGTCCAGCAGGAGGACCCAGGAACGCAGAGCCGCCGGCCCTCATCGCCCGCCGCTTCCTCAAGCCGCTCGTGGGCATTGACCTGGCGGAGGTTGCGCTCTATCGCGATGCCCGGGCCGCTCGCGCCACAGCAGCCCACGCTGCGGAGGCGCTCAGCGATGCTGACACAATCGAGCTGGCTCCCCAGGAGGAGCAAACCACGCCAGAGGGCCTCGGCCTGCTGGCTCATGAGCTGACGCACATCATGCGCCGGCGCAGGCCGCGCTTCCTGCCGCCGGTCATCCGCCCGGCGCCCATGTCCGAAGCAGGAGAGCCTGCTGAACCAGCCCCAGCCATCCCACTCGCTGATGAAGAGCAGGTAGCCCTTGCTGTCGAGCGCCGCGTCCGCCAGCAGGCACGGACGGCTTTCGCGGTGACCGCTTCACCGGTGCCGCCAGCGCCCATGACCGCGACGGAGCCGTCCACCCTCAACGCGGGTCGAACACCCGAGGGCGAGGATGCCAACCAGGGCGAGCGTGGCATCTGGGGCAATCTTCCGGCTCCCTGGGAGCCACTACCGGCCTGGCTGACCGCGCCGGCTTCTTCCGGCAGCCCGCCCGCGAGCGAGACGACGTCAGGTGCAAGCCTTTCTTCGGCACCGCTCGCACCGCCGCCCCCGGCGTTCACCCCCAACCAGCCGCTCCCTGTCTCAGCCAACGGGAGCGCTCTCCCGGAGGAGCAAAGTGGCAGCAGCCGCGCCGGCGTCGAGCGCAGCCTGGCCACACCTGTTGGGGACCAGGGTGAAGGGCAGTCAGCCATGCCAGCCGCTCGCCCACCGGAGCCGGATCTCGACGCCCTGGCGCGCCAGGTCTATACCCTGCTCAAGCGCCGCCTGAGCGCCGAGCAGCGCCGCCTGCTCTCATAA
- a CDS encoding CIS tube protein codes for MQSSPLALATIVDHDHGSSVECMFNPKEYTFSKQNSWTAKESKGTNIARLEFGSGQPTTLQMQLFFDTYTNIKSNGEGGGSKDVRKAYTEKIWNMMKVDPALGPLGGRGGGAKHKKGRPPVVSFQWGAVWSFKAVITNIRERFTLFLPDGTPVRSTLDVTFQQVQDKDDYPATNPTSGGVGGERVWRVCEGDTLAWIAYKEYGDPNRWRLIAEANRLTRVRQLTPGLLLEIPNATE; via the coding sequence ATGCAAAGTAGCCCGCTGGCCCTGGCCACCATCGTCGACCATGATCACGGCAGCAGCGTCGAATGCATGTTTAATCCCAAGGAATACACCTTTAGCAAGCAGAACTCGTGGACTGCCAAAGAGAGCAAGGGCACCAACATCGCCCGCCTGGAATTTGGCAGCGGCCAGCCCACCACGCTGCAGATGCAGCTCTTCTTTGACACCTATACCAACATCAAAAGCAACGGCGAAGGAGGCGGCTCCAAAGACGTACGCAAAGCCTACACCGAAAAAATCTGGAACATGATGAAAGTTGATCCGGCGCTTGGGCCGCTGGGAGGTCGAGGAGGAGGCGCCAAACATAAGAAAGGGCGGCCTCCGGTCGTCAGCTTCCAATGGGGGGCCGTCTGGAGCTTCAAAGCTGTCATCACCAACATCCGCGAGCGTTTCACCCTCTTCCTGCCCGATGGCACGCCGGTGCGCTCCACCCTGGACGTCACCTTTCAGCAAGTGCAGGACAAAGACGACTACCCGGCGACCAACCCCACGTCGGGCGGTGTCGGGGGAGAGCGCGTCTGGCGCGTCTGCGAAGGCGACACCCTGGCCTGGATCGCCTACAAAGAGTACGGCGACCCCAACCGCTGGCGCCTGATCGCCGAAGCCAACCGCCTGACCCGTGTGCGGCAGCTCACGCCAGGTCTGCTGCTGGAGATCCCCAATGCCACAGAATGA
- a CDS encoding VgrG-related protein, producing MPQNENLLSLLSIKIGGADVSPDFMSDLLEVTIENSLHLPDVATIVLHDTRLHWIDDNSLLPGQSVQIEAHSGRQSKLLFDGEIVEIEPSFDASNQQLIIRAFDRLHRLGRGSRVRSFVNVSDEDLIRKLAAEAGLQAQVRVGGQVHDYILQSNESNLEFLQRRAAALGCLLYVQGKTLHVEPLKNGGGQLELEWGVNLHEFAPRLTTLGQFSKVTVRGWDPAQRRAVVSQAQNGRGAPQIGQEQSGGELVQQAFQLTAEALVAAGSVRTQAEADRLAQAVADRAAGRFIEAEGACAGLPALVAGVSVRIKAVGTRFSGTYFVTSTLHSYSARHGYLTRFSVSGYQPATVLNLLGGADPRQALPTATLAGPLSTGMGLVIGIVTDNDDPAGWGRVKVKYPSLSEEHASGWARVVVPGGGAQRGIQFLPEVNDEVLVGFLEGDIQHPYILGGLWNGQDRPPEPQAASGGRVQKRLLRSRTGHLITLDDSEGGGGITISDSAGNSIKIDTASNSLQISVQGNISLKARGSLSLEAQGQVQLKGQGVNIDGGAGVVTVKGTTINLN from the coding sequence ATGCCACAGAATGAAAACCTGCTCAGCCTGCTCTCCATCAAAATTGGAGGCGCCGATGTGTCGCCGGACTTCATGAGCGACCTGCTGGAGGTCACCATCGAAAATAGCCTCCATCTGCCGGACGTCGCCACCATCGTCCTGCACGACACACGGCTGCACTGGATCGATGACAATAGCCTCCTGCCCGGCCAGAGCGTACAGATCGAAGCGCACAGCGGACGGCAATCGAAGCTACTCTTCGATGGTGAAATTGTCGAGATTGAGCCATCCTTTGACGCCAGCAACCAGCAACTGATCATTCGCGCCTTCGATCGCCTGCACCGTCTGGGGCGCGGAAGCCGGGTGCGCTCCTTTGTCAACGTCAGCGATGAGGACCTGATCAGGAAACTGGCGGCGGAGGCCGGGCTGCAGGCGCAAGTCCGGGTCGGTGGCCAGGTCCATGACTACATCTTGCAGAGTAATGAGAGCAACCTGGAGTTTCTCCAGCGAAGAGCGGCGGCCCTGGGCTGCCTGCTCTACGTCCAGGGGAAGACCCTCCACGTGGAGCCGCTCAAGAACGGCGGGGGCCAGCTTGAACTGGAATGGGGGGTCAACCTGCACGAATTTGCGCCGCGCCTGACCACCCTTGGCCAGTTCAGCAAAGTCACCGTGCGCGGCTGGGACCCTGCGCAGCGGCGAGCCGTCGTCAGCCAGGCGCAGAACGGACGGGGAGCGCCCCAGATTGGGCAAGAGCAAAGCGGGGGCGAGCTGGTTCAGCAGGCATTCCAGCTGACAGCGGAAGCGCTCGTCGCCGCGGGGTCGGTGCGCACCCAGGCCGAGGCGGATCGCCTGGCGCAGGCGGTGGCCGACCGAGCCGCCGGGCGCTTTATCGAAGCCGAAGGAGCCTGCGCTGGCCTGCCCGCCCTGGTGGCAGGGGTCAGCGTGCGCATCAAAGCCGTGGGCACCCGCTTCAGCGGCACCTACTTCGTCACCAGCACCCTGCACAGCTACAGCGCGCGTCATGGCTACCTCACCCGCTTCAGCGTCAGCGGCTACCAGCCCGCAACCGTACTGAACCTGCTGGGCGGCGCTGATCCGCGCCAGGCCCTGCCAACGGCCACGCTCGCTGGACCGCTCTCCACGGGCATGGGCCTGGTCATCGGCATCGTCACCGACAATGACGATCCCGCTGGCTGGGGACGAGTGAAAGTCAAATATCCCTCCCTCTCGGAGGAGCATGCCAGCGGGTGGGCCCGTGTCGTTGTCCCCGGGGGCGGCGCTCAGCGTGGCATCCAGTTCCTGCCCGAGGTCAACGATGAGGTCCTGGTCGGCTTCCTGGAGGGCGACATCCAGCACCCCTACATCCTGGGCGGCCTCTGGAACGGTCAAGACAGGCCGCCGGAGCCGCAGGCCGCCAGCGGGGGCCGCGTCCAGAAGCGCCTCCTCCGCTCGCGTACTGGCCACCTCATCACCCTGGACGATAGCGAAGGGGGTGGTGGCATCACCATCAGCGATAGCGCGGGGAACAGTATCAAGATCGACACCGCCTCCAACAGCCTGCAGATCAGCGTCCAGGGCAACATCAGCCTGAAAGCTCGAGGCTCCCTATCCCTGGAAGCCCAGGGGCAGGTCCAGCTCAAAGGGCAGGGCGTCAACATCGATGGAGGCGCCGGCGTCGTCACCGTCAAAGGTACAACGATTAATCTGAACTGA
- a CDS encoding PAAR domain-containing protein — protein MGQPAAKQGDQITAVDTHIVLIPSPGGAVPTPLPHPFAGIINGNLSPNVMIMGLPAATQGSTADNMPPHIPQGGPFQRPPSNRGVIINGSATVLINGKPAARSGDTAMTCNDPADMPVGTVVATGTVLIG, from the coding sequence ATGGGGCAGCCGGCGGCCAAGCAGGGCGACCAGATCACCGCTGTTGACACCCACATTGTCCTCATTCCCTCGCCGGGGGGCGCGGTGCCAACGCCGCTGCCGCATCCTTTCGCTGGGATCATCAACGGCAATCTCAGCCCGAATGTCATGATTATGGGACTGCCAGCGGCTACCCAGGGCAGCACCGCCGACAACATGCCGCCACACATTCCCCAGGGCGGCCCCTTCCAGCGTCCTCCAAGCAACCGTGGGGTCATCATCAACGGCAGCGCCACCGTCCTGATCAATGGCAAGCCAGCGGCACGCAGCGGAGACACCGCCATGACCTGCAACGATCCTGCTGATATGCCAGTGGGGACCGTCGTGGCCACGGGCACCGTGCTCATCGGCTAG
- a CDS encoding GPW/gp25 family protein, with product MRDFLGTGWAFPIHIDAHGRIALARQERDIEEAIRIILLTPKGQRVMRPEFGCQIHELLFAPNNATTCGLAAYYVEDALGMWEPRISVLNVEARPDPAEPGRLLIDIRYEIKATHDRRSLVFPFYRIPGEGESEPAGTTGQREG from the coding sequence ATGCGCGATTTTCTTGGAACCGGCTGGGCGTTCCCGATTCACATCGATGCCCACGGGCGCATCGCGCTGGCGCGGCAGGAGCGCGATATCGAGGAAGCCATCCGCATTATCCTGCTGACGCCCAAGGGGCAGCGCGTGATGCGGCCTGAATTCGGCTGCCAGATTCACGAGCTGCTGTTTGCGCCCAACAACGCCACCACCTGCGGCCTGGCCGCCTACTATGTAGAAGATGCTCTGGGCATGTGGGAGCCGCGCATCAGCGTCCTCAACGTGGAGGCGCGTCCCGATCCTGCCGAACCGGGGCGCCTGCTTATTGACATCCGCTATGAAATCAAGGCCACCCATGACCGCCGCTCGCTTGTCTTCCCCTTCTACCGCATTCCGGGCGAGGGCGAGAGCGAGCCGGCGGGGACCACTGGCCAGAGGGAGGGCTAA